One window from the genome of Planktothrix serta PCC 8927 encodes:
- a CDS encoding DUF4126 domain-containing protein encodes MIELLAVLSASAAAGLRIALPLLVIGLLQTDLWSRVPFLSRFSPQVVIGVLVSWSLFEIFASKKLLGQRILQIIQLLFSPFVGAIMGLAIAEATNVEPRLFWIIAIVSGLLALVLQLVQTGLFYRLRGLPVWVIVGQDILCVFLVIFAFDAPQQGGLIALLLLWLSIRISKEWYRWYKKQGNAGERNPRRYKREPD; translated from the coding sequence ATGATTGAACTTCTGGCGGTGCTATCTGCTTCAGCCGCAGCAGGATTAAGAATAGCTTTACCCTTGCTGGTCATTGGTTTATTGCAAACTGATTTATGGTCGCGTGTACCCTTTTTATCTCGATTTTCACCGCAGGTTGTTATCGGGGTTCTTGTCAGTTGGTCATTATTTGAAATTTTTGCTTCAAAAAAACTACTGGGACAGCGTATTTTACAAATAATACAATTACTATTTAGCCCCTTTGTGGGTGCTATCATGGGTTTAGCGATCGCAGAAGCTACTAATGTTGAACCTCGCTTATTTTGGATTATTGCAATTGTTAGCGGTTTACTGGCTCTGGTTTTACAATTAGTTCAAACAGGTTTATTTTATCGCTTACGAGGTTTGCCTGTATGGGTGATTGTTGGTCAAGATATTCTCTGTGTTTTCTTAGTCATTTTTGCTTTTGATGCTCCTCAACAGGGAGGGTTAATTGCTTTATTATTATTGTGGCTTTCCATTCGGATTTCTAAAGAATGGTATCGCTGGTACAAAAAACAAGGCAACGCTGGAGAACGCAACCCCCGACGTTATAAACGGGAACCGGATTAA
- a CDS encoding type II toxin-antitoxin system HicB family antitoxin produces the protein MLRYEIVIYWSHEDQAFIAEVPELPGCAADGKTYQEALENVEIIMQEWIETAQELGRSIPEPKGRLLLA, from the coding sequence ATGCTACGATATGAAATAGTGATTTATTGGAGTCATGAAGATCAAGCGTTCATTGCAGAAGTACCAGAATTACCTGGATGTGCTGCGGATGGAAAAACCTATCAAGAAGCATTAGAAAATGTAGAAATTATTATGCAAGAATGGATTGAAACGGCGCAAGAGTTAGGACGTTCTATTCCTGAACCTAAAGGACGATTATTGTTAGCTTAA
- a CDS encoding DUF1257 domain-containing protein, protein MSHFSQIKTQIRNLTSLQTALSDLGIDWKAGPQEVRGYQGQTRPAQVVIEQENGYDLGFTWNGQEYEFVADLQFWQQAVPVDRFLSKITQRYAYQTVVNETAKQGFQVSEQQNHQDGSIRLVLQRWSA, encoded by the coding sequence ATGTCACACTTTAGCCAAATCAAAACCCAAATTCGGAATCTGACCTCATTACAAACTGCTTTAAGCGATCTGGGCATTGACTGGAAAGCTGGCCCTCAAGAGGTGCGCGGTTATCAAGGTCAAACCCGTCCCGCTCAAGTGGTCATTGAGCAAGAAAATGGTTATGACCTAGGCTTTACTTGGAATGGCCAAGAATATGAGTTTGTTGCTGATTTACAATTTTGGCAACAAGCAGTTCCCGTTGATCGGTTTTTAAGCAAAATCACTCAACGGTATGCTTACCAAACTGTTGTTAACGAAACCGCCAAACAAGGGTTTCAAGTTTCTGAACAACAAAATCATCAAGATGGTTCCATCCGCTTAGTTTTACAACGCTGGAGTGCCTAA
- a CDS encoding ferredoxin — MSDGSVSLTDPVSERSGFEPELGGFLRNAPERSGFEPELGGVLRQKGVYVDELTCIGCKHCSHVARNTFFIQEDYGRARVFRQDGDTSALIQEAIDTCPVNCIHWVNYTELKRLEAERQDQVIPVVGFPVEAAMAHRKRLREKRKAEKTLSPND, encoded by the coding sequence ATGTCTGATGGGTCTGTATCGCTAACTGATCCCGTGTCTGAACGTTCTGGGTTTGAACCAGAATTGGGCGGATTTTTGCGAAATGCGCCGGAACGTTCGGGGTTTGAGCCGGAACTCGGCGGTGTATTACGACAAAAAGGGGTTTATGTAGATGAACTCACCTGTATTGGGTGTAAACACTGTTCCCACGTCGCTCGGAATACTTTTTTTATTCAAGAAGATTATGGTCGAGCGCGTGTTTTTCGACAGGATGGCGATACATCCGCGTTAATACAGGAAGCCATTGATACTTGTCCGGTCAATTGTATTCATTGGGTTAATTACACTGAACTGAAACGGTTAGAAGCAGAACGTCAAGATCAGGTAATTCCCGTTGTTGGTTTCCCCGTAGAAGCAGCGATGGCACACCGGAAACGTCTGAGGGAAAAACGCAAAGCGGAGAAAACTCTCTCACCGAATGACTAA
- a CDS encoding vWA domain-containing protein: protein MRLEEAVEFAENPEPRCPCVLLLDTSASMQGVPIDALNDGLMAFRNDLIRDELAKKRVEVAIISFDNQVKIVQDFVTADQFEPPVLTAQGQTFMGTAISQALDLVAARKSEYRNNGITYYRPWVFMITDGEPQGEADRVTEQATRRIQEEELKKQVAFFAVGVEGANLDRLAQIVQRTPLKLKGLDFREMFIWLSTSMQTVSHSKVDEQVALPPPGWGTV from the coding sequence ATGAGATTAGAAGAAGCGGTTGAATTTGCAGAAAATCCAGAACCTCGGTGTCCCTGTGTGCTGTTGTTGGATACCTCCGCATCGATGCAAGGGGTTCCCATTGACGCCTTAAACGATGGACTGATGGCGTTTAGAAATGATTTAATTCGGGATGAACTCGCTAAAAAACGAGTAGAAGTGGCGATTATTTCCTTTGATAATCAAGTTAAAATTGTACAGGATTTCGTTACCGCCGATCAGTTTGAACCTCCAGTATTAACTGCTCAAGGTCAAACCTTTATGGGGACTGCTATTAGCCAAGCGTTAGATTTAGTAGCGGCGAGAAAATCAGAATATCGGAATAATGGGATTACCTATTATCGTCCTTGGGTGTTTATGATTACCGATGGTGAACCTCAAGGAGAAGCTGACCGGGTGACAGAACAAGCTACTAGACGCATTCAAGAGGAAGAATTGAAAAAACAGGTCGCATTTTTTGCCGTTGGCGTAGAAGGGGCAAATTTAGATCGGTTGGCTCAAATTGTCCAGAGAACCCCGTTAAAATTGAAGGGGTTAGACTTTCGAGAAATGTTTATTTGGTTATCAACAAGTATGCAAACAGTTTCTCATTCTAAAGTCGATGAACAGGTGGCTTTACCCCCGCCGGGATGGGGAACAGTTTAA
- the hisB gene encoding imidazoleglycerol-phosphate dehydratase HisB, whose amino-acid sequence MQISDRSSITNSNSNLDVLPRIATVHRKTGETDVNVTVNLDGTGACNVSTGVPFLDHMLHQISSHGLIDLDIQATGDIEIDDHHTNEDVGITLGLAFAKALGDRKGIVRFGHFIAPLDEALVQVALDFSGRPHLTYGLEIPTQRVGTYDTQLVREFFVAIVNNSQMTLHLRQLDGINSHHIIEAGFKAFARALRMAVEXAAFFNSCKFMVDFSSLFIQLYLNSETTPTNNFK is encoded by the coding sequence ATGCAAATTAGCGATCGCTCTTCTATTACTAACTCAAATTCTAATTTAGATGTTCTTCCTAGAATTGCAACGGTACACCGAAAAACGGGAGAAACGGATGTTAATGTTACTGTTAATTTAGATGGAACTGGAGCCTGTAATGTGTCTACAGGAGTTCCATTTTTAGATCATATGTTGCATCAAATTTCGTCTCACGGGTTAATTGATTTAGATATTCAAGCCACTGGAGATATTGAAATTGATGATCATCATACTAATGAAGATGTGGGAATTACATTGGGTTTAGCGTTTGCTAAAGCGTTAGGCGATCGCAAAGGAATTGTTCGGTTTGGTCATTTTATCGCCCCTTTAGATGAAGCCTTAGTTCAAGTTGCTTTAGATTTTTCCGGTCGTCCTCATCTAACGTATGGGTTAGAAATTCCGACGCAACGAGTCGGAACTTATGATACTCAATTAGTCCGAGAATTTTTTGTGGCTATTGTTAATAATAGTCAAATGACCTTACATTTACGTCAATTAGATGGAATTAATTCCCATCATATTATTGAAGCTGGCTTTAAAGCTTTTGCGAGAGCGTTAAGAATGGCGGTTGAAANAGCGGCATTTTTTAATTCTTGTAAATTCATGGTTGATTTTTCCTCTTTGTTTATTCAATTATATCTTAATTCAGAAACCACCCCTACAAATAATTTTAAATAG
- a CDS encoding PP2C family serine/threonine-protein phosphatase, whose protein sequence is MNQVCNWKIISASVTGKSHEKQDLPCQDAHGFKQLSPDLIILAVADGAGSAKLADLGANIAVKIALETLEKQINLGDINTENIPWQEYLKEALNNAKVAIESESVTQETEIRELATTLIIGIATPKLVAVAQVGDGAIVVEDKNGTILELTIPTSGEYLNETVFLVSPNAVENAQFNLWSGQPKYLAAFSDGLQMLALKMPEGKPHHPFFSPLFKFVETITDEIDAQEQLIGFLRSPRVTGRTDDDLTLILASFNS, encoded by the coding sequence ATGAATCAGGTTTGTAATTGGAAAATTATATCAGCATCAGTGACAGGAAAAAGTCATGAAAAGCAGGATCTTCCCTGTCAAGATGCTCACGGTTTTAAACAGTTATCCCCAGATTTGATAATTCTGGCGGTTGCAGATGGGGCGGGTTCGGCAAAATTAGCAGATTTGGGGGCAAATATTGCTGTCAAAATAGCGTTAGAAACTCTGGAAAAACAGATCAATTTAGGTGATATTAATACTGAAAATATCCCTTGGCAAGAGTATTTAAAAGAGGCTTTAAATAATGCTAAGGTGGCTATTGAGTCGGAATCTGTTACCCAAGAAACGGAAATTCGAGAGTTAGCAACTACCTTAATTATAGGCATAGCAACACCGAAATTAGTCGCCGTTGCTCAAGTAGGAGATGGGGCTATTGTTGTGGAAGATAAGAATGGAACTATTCTGGAATTAACCATACCTACCAGTGGAGAATATCTGAACGAAACAGTCTTTTTAGTTTCTCCTAATGCGGTTGAAAATGCCCAATTTAACCTCTGGTCAGGACAACCTAAATATTTAGCTGCTTTTTCCGATGGCTTACAAATGTTAGCCTTAAAAATGCCCGAAGGAAAACCCCATCATCCCTTCTTTTCTCCTCTGTTTAAATTTGTAGAAACCATCACCGATGAAATTGATGCTCAGGAACAATTAATCGGGTTTTTGCGATCGCCTCGTGTAACCGGACGAACCGATGATGATCTAACCTTAATCTTAGCGAGTTTTAACTCTTAA
- the hemH gene encoding ferrochelatase: protein MGRVGVLLLNLGGPEQLQDVRPFLYNLFSDPEIIRLPFVWMQKPLAWMISTLRYQKSQENYKAIGGGSPLRRITEEQALALQASLQDKGQDIRVYVGMRYWNPFTEEAIAKIKRDQIEQLVILPLYPQFSISTSGSSFRVLEKLWEQDPSLQKIDYTVIPSWYNRPGYLQAMVELIEQEIEHCEQPEQVPIFFSAHGVPVSYVEEVGDPYRDEIEGCTAAIMQTLNRPNPHVLAYQSRVGPVEWLKPYTDEAIPELAEQGVKEIVVVPISFVSEHIETLEEIDMEYRELAEECGIEKFHRVPALNTHPVFINDLAEMVIEALDSPNIKFSDVVHPGKQTKMYPQERWEWGLTTTAEVWNGRLAMLGMIGLLLEIITGQGPLHFIGLL from the coding sequence ATGGGACGAGTCGGAGTCTTACTGCTAAATCTGGGCGGGCCAGAGCAACTGCAAGATGTTCGCCCCTTTTTGTATAATCTATTTTCAGACCCAGAAATTATCCGTTTGCCTTTTGTTTGGATGCAAAAACCCCTGGCCTGGATGATTTCGACCCTGCGCTATCAGAAATCCCAAGAAAATTATAAAGCCATTGGGGGCGGTTCTCCCTTGCGGCGAATTACAGAAGAGCAGGCTCTTGCTTTACAAGCATCTTTACAAGACAAAGGCCAGGATATTCGGGTGTATGTGGGGATGCGCTATTGGAACCCGTTTACCGAAGAAGCGATCGCTAAAATCAAACGCGATCAAATCGAGCAGTTAGTTATTTTACCTTTATATCCGCAATTTTCAATTAGTACAAGTGGTTCCAGTTTTCGAGTTTTAGAAAAACTTTGGGAACAAGATCCCAGTTTACAAAAAATTGATTATACAGTGATTCCGTCTTGGTATAACCGCCCCGGTTATTTACAAGCAATGGTGGAATTAATTGAGCAAGAAATCGAACATTGTGAACAGCCTGAACAAGTCCCAATTTTCTTTAGTGCTCACGGAGTTCCGGTTAGTTATGTCGAAGAAGTAGGAGATCCTTACCGAGATGAAATTGAAGGGTGTACGGCTGCAATTATGCAGACCTTAAACCGTCCTAACCCCCATGTTTTAGCTTATCAAAGTCGAGTTGGCCCTGTGGAATGGTTGAAACCTTATACAGATGAGGCTATTCCTGAATTGGCAGAACAAGGGGTTAAAGAAATAGTGGTTGTTCCGATTAGTTTTGTTTCTGAACATATCGAAACTTTAGAAGAAATTGATATGGAATATCGGGAACTGGCGGAAGAATGTGGTATTGAAAAATTCCATCGTGTTCCGGCCTTAAATACCCATCCGGTATTTATTAATGATTTAGCAGAAATGGTAATAGAAGCTTTAGATTCTCCTAATATTAAGTTCTCTGATGTGGTACATCCGGGTAAACAAACCAAGATGTATCCTCAAGAACGTTGGGAATGGGGACTGACAACCACCGCCGAAGTTTGGAATGGTCGGTTAGCTATGTTAGGAATGATCGGCTTATTATTAGAAATAATTACCGGACAAGGCCCCCTACATTTCATCGGCTTGCTGTAG
- a CDS encoding FAD-dependent oxidoreductase, whose product MTKITSKLMISFIVSIISFYPSLSLALATPPRIDQKVECDLLIVGGGLAGSAAAYEGLLAGKTVCLTEITDWVGGQISAQGTSALDERPTQRSLLLYPRGYLELRAGIENKYGLLNPGACWVSEACFMPEAGNEILLKMFKQAEKKGKGRLQWFPSTVIKDMTIIDNQITEAIAIQHQPAPGTPPLNTEPLSEIIDDAYNYNNSQRFDKNIIRFTSKIKANQGADWYIIEATETGEIIGLTNIPHQLGIDPRSPQEPTASSLTGDPYCTQGFTYTFAMEATADPQTHEKPSFYEQYAPYYSYELPRLANFNLVYTYRRIHSIKPKQKRSTNPREWPIYPGDISMQNWTWGNDYRPGTSQDNLILTQSQLEATGQRQPDGWKGGLRTETLRKGEENALGFFYWLVAGTTDSQLGEGVKEKHPNYRYLFGLNSPMGTVHGLSKYPYMREGRRIIGRPAYGYKDGFMVSEIDISRNNFRQDWYSDNLTPEAYRLLWLNLGGLDSLPVLSGQETIADIQPRSRATIYADTVGIGHYAIDFHPCLTQSPPEIPGNTEREGERRGQGQAYPFQIPLRAMIPQKIDNLLVAGKSIATTHIAAAAYRVHSFEWSVGAATGTTAAFSLEKQLFPYQLVDNLPYREPLLEELQRLLESNNNPILFPGMSIFNQSWEDWK is encoded by the coding sequence ATGACTAAAATTACCTCTAAATTGATGATCAGTTTCATCGTTAGCATAATTTCGTTTTATCCAAGTTTATCCCTAGCCTTAGCAACACCACCTCGCATTGATCAAAAAGTAGAATGTGATTTGTTAATTGTTGGAGGAGGACTAGCGGGAAGCGCTGCTGCTTATGAAGGGTTACTCGCCGGAAAAACCGTTTGTTTAACGGAAATTACCGACTGGGTAGGGGGTCAAATTTCCGCCCAAGGAACCTCCGCATTAGATGAACGACCGACTCAACGATCGCTTTTATTATATCCCAGAGGATATTTAGAATTACGAGCAGGAATTGAAAATAAATATGGACTCCTAAACCCCGGCGCTTGTTGGGTCAGTGAAGCCTGTTTTATGCCAGAAGCCGGGAATGAAATATTATTAAAAATGTTCAAACAAGCCGAAAAGAAAGGGAAAGGAAGGTTACAATGGTTTCCTTCCACAGTCATTAAAGATATGACTATTATTGATAATCAAATTACTGAAGCGATCGCTATTCAACATCAACCTGCACCCGGAACACCGCCCTTAAATACAGAACCCTTATCTGAGATTATTGATGATGCTTATAATTATAACAATTCTCAACGATTTGATAAAAATATTATTCGATTTACCTCTAAAATCAAAGCCAATCAAGGAGCAGATTGGTATATTATTGAAGCGACAGAAACCGGAGAAATTATTGGATTAACTAATATTCCGCATCAACTCGGAATTGATCCCCGTTCACCTCAAGAACCTACTGCATCAAGTCTAACCGGAGATCCCTATTGTACTCAAGGGTTTACCTATACCTTTGCAATGGAAGCAACCGCCGATCCCCAAACCCACGAAAAACCCTCCTTCTATGAACAATATGCACCTTATTATAGTTATGAATTACCCCGATTAGCAAATTTTAATTTAGTCTATACCTATCGGCGAATTCATAGTATAAAACCCAAACAAAAACGCTCTACGAATCCCCGTGAATGGCCGATTTATCCAGGGGATATTTCCATGCAAAATTGGACATGGGGAAATGATTATCGACCCGGAACATCGCAGGATAATTTAATATTAACACAATCGCAATTAGAAGCAACAGGTCAACGGCAACCCGATGGCTGGAAAGGCGGGTTAAGAACAGAAACTTTAAGAAAAGGGGAAGAAAATGCTTTAGGTTTTTTCTATTGGTTAGTAGCAGGAACAACAGACTCCCAACTGGGTGAAGGTGTTAAAGAAAAACATCCCAATTATCGCTATTTATTCGGCTTAAACTCTCCAATGGGAACCGTTCATGGCTTATCTAAATATCCCTATATGCGAGAAGGAAGGAGAATTATTGGTCGTCCCGCTTATGGTTATAAAGATGGATTTATGGTATCAGAAATTGATATTTCTCGAAATAACTTTCGCCAAGATTGGTATAGTGATAATTTAACCCCAGAAGCCTATCGTTTACTTTGGTTAAACTTAGGAGGATTAGATAGTTTACCCGTGCTTTCAGGACAAGAAACAATTGCTGATATTCAACCCCGTTCTAGGGCTACAATTTATGCAGATACCGTTGGAATTGGTCATTATGCGATTGATTTTCACCCCTGTTTAACCCAAAGTCCACCGGAAATTCCAGGGAATACAGAACGGGAAGGAGAACGTCGAGGACAAGGACAAGCTTATCCGTTTCAAATTCCGTTAAGAGCCATGATTCCGCAAAAAATTGATAATCTATTAGTAGCGGGAAAAAGTATCGCTACCACTCATATTGCGGCGGCGGCTTATCGGGTTCATTCCTTTGAATGGTCTGTTGGGGCGGCGACGGGAACAACCGCAGCCTTTAGCTTAGAAAAACAACTTTTTCCCTATCAATTAGTGGATAATTTACCCTACCGTGAACCCTTATTAGAGGAGTTACAACGGTTATTAGAAAGCAATAATAATCCGATTTTATTCCCAGGAATGTCGATTTTTAATCAGTCTTGGGAAGATTGGAAATAA
- a CDS encoding class I SAM-dependent methyltransferase translates to MATILRSLSYRYQWLYDTISRLAALSVGGERRFRELPLTGLTVNPETQILDLCCGSGQATSVLVEYSQNVTGLDASPLSLKRAKNNVPQAQYVEAFAENMPFTDHSFDLVHTSAALHEMNPEQLKQILNEVYRVLKPGGIFTLVDFHSPTNPLFWPGVAMFLWLFETETAWQLLKTDLVQTLSQIGFNVNPPQLYAGGSLQVIQGVKP, encoded by the coding sequence ATGGCAACAATTCTCAGAAGCTTAAGTTACCGCTATCAATGGCTCTATGATACGATTTCCCGACTGGCGGCGTTAAGTGTCGGGGGAGAACGTCGGTTTCGGGAGTTACCCTTAACGGGGTTAACCGTAAACCCGGAAACTCAAATTCTGGACTTATGTTGTGGAAGTGGACAAGCAACATCGGTATTAGTTGAGTATTCCCAAAATGTTACAGGTCTGGATGCGTCTCCTCTATCCCTCAAACGCGCTAAAAATAATGTTCCTCAAGCGCAATATGTAGAAGCGTTTGCCGAAAATATGCCCTTTACTGATCACAGCTTTGATCTCGTTCACACCAGTGCTGCTTTACATGAGATGAACCCTGAACAATTGAAACAAATTCTCAATGAAGTTTATCGTGTTCTCAAACCGGGAGGAATTTTTACCCTCGTTGACTTTCATTCGCCCACTAATCCCCTATTCTGGCCAGGGGTAGCGATGTTTCTCTGGTTATTTGAAACGGAAACGGCTTGGCAACTGTTAAAAACAGATTTAGTTCAAACCCTATCACAAATTGGCTTTAATGTCAATCCCCCTCAACTTTATGCTGGCGGAAGTTTACAAGTGATTCAGGGGGTTAAACCTTAA
- a CDS encoding type II toxin-antitoxin system VapC family toxin, protein MRILLDTNIILDSLLARMPFFEDADRLFQGIRSGQIIGYVTATTLTDIFYIVKKQRNAQIGKQYVSDLLLTLEVCAVNQDILKTALALNLDDFEDAVQLACAMNENLDAIVTRDLQGFVNSPITILSAGEVLARLS, encoded by the coding sequence ATGAGGATATTACTAGATACTAATATTATTTTAGATAGTTTACTGGCTAGGATGCCCTTTTTTGAAGATGCTGATCGGTTATTTCAGGGAATTCGATCCGGTCAAATCATCGGTTATGTAACAGCAACGACATTAACTGATATTTTTTATATTGTCAAAAAACAGAGAAATGCCCAAATCGGTAAACAGTATGTTTCTGATTTGTTATTAACATTAGAAGTTTGTGCTGTTAATCAAGATATTCTTAAAACAGCACTGGCTTTAAATTTAGACGATTTTGAAGATGCAGTTCAACTCGCTTGTGCAATGAATGAAAACTTGGATGCAATTGTTACCCGTGATTTACAAGGATTTGTTAACTCCCCGATTACTATTTTATCCGCAGGGGAAGTATTAGCTCGTTTATCTTAA
- a CDS encoding serine O-acetyltransferase produces MANEISSTEPDWEREKLKQWWSPSRQLLKSIRQYQKWKSYGGLLGDLFCAWNVLNYRFWSCVTGADIPLNCQIQGGLLIIHPNGIVIHPSAMIGPNCLILQQVTIVGGVKIGGHVDIGAGAKIIRPVSIGDHAKIGANAVVLCDIPPGATAVGIPAKVIEKPQ; encoded by the coding sequence ATGGCTAATGAAATTTCTAGTACAGAACCAGATTGGGAACGGGAAAAATTAAAACAATGGTGGTCTCCTAGCCGTCAACTACTGAAATCAATACGTCAATATCAAAAGTGGAAATCCTATGGCGGGTTATTGGGTGACTTATTCTGTGCTTGGAATGTCCTTAATTACCGATTTTGGAGTTGTGTAACTGGAGCGGATATTCCTTTAAACTGCCAAATTCAGGGGGGGTTACTTATAATTCATCCCAATGGAATTGTGATTCATCCTAGCGCAATGATCGGGCCTAATTGTTTGATTTTGCAACAAGTAACTATTGTGGGAGGAGTAAAAATCGGAGGTCATGTTGATATTGGCGCCGGTGCGAAAATTATACGGCCTGTCAGTATTGGAGATCATGCCAAAATAGGAGCAAATGCAGTGGTTCTTTGTGATATTCCCCCTGGTGCTACTGCGGTGGGAATACCAGCTAAAGTGATTGAAAAACCTCAATAA